One part of the Rutidosis leptorrhynchoides isolate AG116_Rl617_1_P2 chromosome 1, CSIRO_AGI_Rlap_v1, whole genome shotgun sequence genome encodes these proteins:
- the LOC139886052 gene encoding probable serine/threonine-protein kinase At1g54610: MGCVCGKPSAIEDSRESPRNRYDDKASSETQLNRVTSSRREAYRLKPLSDNNDGGSILINNKHVNGPRRLPGDNTERKKDKPEPIVVAHHPALGSVPRATEGEQVAAGWPPWLAAVAGEAIKGWVPRRADSFEKLDKIGQGTYSNVYRARDLDQGKIVALKKVRFDNLEPESVRFMAREIHILRKLKHPNVIKLEGLVTSRMSCSLYLVFEYMEHDLAGLASHPALKFTESQVKCYIRQLLHGLDHCHSNGVLHRDIKGSNLLVDNNGILKIADFGLASFFDPSQSQPLTSRVVTLWYRPPELLLGATYYGTAVDLWSTGCIVAELYAGKPIMPGRTEVEQLHKIFKLCGSPSEDYWRKSKLPHATIFKPQQPYKRVVAETFKDFPAPALSLMETLLSIDPADRGSAASALNSAFFTTKPIPCDPSSLPKYPPSKEFDAKIRDEEARRQAGAGGKTRRVDPERRVTRESRAVPAPDANAELVSSLQKRQGQSYSRSEKFNPQQEDSASGFPIDPPRPSQAMEEDQTNNSVHKRASHSGPLVQRAAWSKGGKKVESNGPDLSGLVAARKSMLYEDQRDKSGTSQQPSHPRLISRFPGSMKEASSNAAGQPDEDGRTSNKDPINLGYGSKGSKIHYSGPLLAPSGKVDQLLKDHDRQIQEAVRRARDKTKVRKVQVDNNTFFSGR; this comes from the exons ATGGGGTGTGTTTGTGGCAAGCCATCTGCCATTGAAGATAGCAGAGAGAGTCCAAGGAACAGATATGACGATAAAGCTTCATCGGAAACACAACTGAATAGGGTTACATCATCAAGAAGAGAAGCATATAGATTGAAGCCCTTATCAGATAATAATGATGGTGgatcaatattaattaataataagcaTGTTAATGGCCCGCGCAGACTGCCCGGAGACAATACTGAGAGGAAAAAAGACAAACCGGAGCCTATCGTTGTAGCGCACCATCCTGCCCTGGGCAGTGTTCCAAGAGCTACTGAAGGAGAGCAAGTGGCAGCTGGTTGGCCGCCATGGCTAGCTGCAGTTGCCGGCGAGGCTATCAAAGGATGGGTTCCTAGACGAGCAGATTCTTTTGAAAAATTGGACAAG ATTGGGCAAGGTACATACAGTAATGTTTATCGGGCGCGTGACCTTGATCAAGGGAAGATTGTTGCTTTAAAGAAAGTAAGATTTGACAATTTGGAGCCCGAGAGTGTCCGTTTTATGGCCCGGGAAATCCACATCCTACGTAAACTTAAGCATCCGAATGTTATAAAATTAGAAGGTCTTGTGACCTCTCGTATGTCATGCAGTTTATACCTTGTTTTTGAGTACATGGAACACGATCTAGCCGGGCTTGCTTCTCACCCTGCTCTTAAATTCACCGAATCACAG GTGAAGTGTTACATAAGGCAACTATTGCACGGACTTGATCACTGTCACAGTAATGGCGTCCTTCATCGTGACATAAAAGGTTCAAACCTTCTAGTCGACAATAATGGCATTCTGAAGATTGCTGATTTTGGTCTAGCAAGTTTTTTTGACCCTAGTCAAAGTCAACCTTTGACTAGCCGCGTTGTTACATTATGGTATAGACCACCTGAATTATTACTTGGCGCTACGTATTATGGCACCGCAGTTGATTTATGGAGTACTGGTTGCATAGTTGCTGAATTATATGCTGGCAAACCTATAATGCCCGGAAGAACAGAG GTAGAACAACTGCATAAAATTTTCAAGCTTTGTGGGTCCCCATCTGAGGATTATTGGAGAAAATCGAAATTGCCTCATGCCACCATTTTTAAGCCTCAACAACCATACAAACGAGTGGTTGCCGAAACATTTAAAGATTTTCCTGCACCAGCATTATCTCTTATGGAAACTCTTCTTTCTATTGATCCCGCTGATCGCGGGTCCGCAGCTTCAGCGTTAAACAGTGCG TTCTTTACTACAAAACCGATCCCGTGTGATCCTTCAAGCTTGCCAAAGTATCCTCCTAGTAAGGAGTTTGATGCTAAAATACGGGATGAAGAAGCTCGGAG ACAAGCTGGAGCTGGAGGCAAGACTCGCCGAGTTGACCCAGAAAGACGAGTCACAAGGGAGTCTCGAGCGGTTCCAGCTCCCGATGCTAATGCTGAACTTGTATCATCGTTGCAG AAAAGACAAGGACAGTCATACTCCCGTAGCGAGAAGTTCAACCCGCAACAGGAAGATTCGGCATCGGGTTTTCCTATTGACCCACCAAGACCTTCTCAAGCTATGGAGGAAGATCAAACCAATAATAGCGTTCACAAGCGGGCTTCACATTCTGGGCCGTTGGTTCAACGAGCTGCTTGGTCAAAGGGTGGGAAAAAGGTGGAGTCAAATGGGCCAGATTTATCAGGTTTAGTAGCTGCTAGGAAAAGTATGTTATATGAAGATCAAAGGGACAAATCCGGAACTTCACAACAGCCGTCGCATCCAAGACTAATTAGCCGATTCCCTGGTTCCATGAAAGAAGCTTCTTCAAATGCTGCCGGACAGCCCGATGAAGATGGACGAACCAGCAATAAAGATCCCATAAAT CTCGGGTATGGGTCAAAGGGTAGCAAGATCCACTACTCGGGTCCACTGCTAGCTCCATCGGGAAAAGTTGACCAGCTGTTGAAAGACCACGATCGACAAATCCAAGAAGCTGTAAGACGAGCACGAGATAAAACCAAAGTGAGAAAAGTTCAGGTGGACAACAACACATTCTTTTCGGGTCGGTGA